A window of the bacterium genome harbors these coding sequences:
- a CDS encoding molybdopterin-dependent oxidoreductase: MPTETLPSVCPMDCPDTCSLEVEVTDGRVRKIRGSHRNPLTAGFICSKVANFSKRVYGSERLLHPMRRCGAKGEGRFERISWEQAVAIICQSCREIQSRWGGEAILPFSYGGSNGLLGQDTSDKAFFAKLGASRLARAVCAMPTGEAAKGMYGKMAGVAFEDYTASRCIIIWGGNPKATHIHLVPFLKQAKANGAKIITIDPVRHFSEREIDLHLPIYPGADLAVALALIRYWHEHGLLNWDFIRAHTVGSETLLEKAEPYTLARAAALARVEAAEIERVARLYAESEPAVIRLGWGLERNRNGGQAAAAILALPAVLGKFGTRGGGYTLSNSAAFRWDDSMMVSGNSWHARVINMNRLGKILLEENNPPVKMLFVYNCNPVATMPNQNAVLAGLQREDLFTVVFDQVMTDTAAYADLLLPAVTFLEQHEIKKAYGSYALQYSAPVIAPPGEAKPNEEVFALLGRAMGWSDADFQTGTPAYLERAAQAMRGMGREISFEQLQRDRIAFFDFPGRAPVQFVTAFPATADRKVHFTLSQLGGQPYEFLAEENDPAFPLALISPATDKAINSTMAEYNLPALYLEMNPADATARGLRTGELVRVFNALGEVVCRLKIQALVRPGVVVMPKGAWRKASRNGQTANALAPDTLNVVGGGACFNDARVEVVRWR; this comes from the coding sequence ATGCCCACGGAAACCCTGCCCTCCGTCTGCCCAATGGATTGCCCGGACACTTGCAGTCTGGAGGTGGAAGTGACGGACGGCCGCGTCCGCAAAATTCGCGGCTCGCACCGCAATCCCCTCACCGCTGGTTTCATTTGTTCCAAAGTGGCGAACTTCAGCAAGCGTGTGTACGGCAGCGAACGGTTGTTGCATCCCATGCGGCGTTGCGGCGCCAAAGGTGAAGGCCGTTTCGAGCGGATCAGTTGGGAGCAAGCAGTGGCAATCATCTGCCAATCCTGCCGCGAGATTCAAAGCCGTTGGGGCGGCGAGGCCATTCTGCCGTTCAGCTACGGCGGCTCCAACGGCTTGCTCGGCCAGGATACCAGCGACAAAGCTTTCTTCGCCAAACTCGGGGCCTCGCGGCTGGCGCGCGCGGTGTGCGCCATGCCCACCGGCGAGGCGGCAAAAGGAATGTACGGCAAGATGGCCGGCGTCGCATTTGAAGACTACACGGCCAGCCGCTGCATCATCATCTGGGGCGGCAACCCGAAGGCCACTCACATTCATCTGGTGCCGTTTTTGAAACAAGCAAAGGCGAACGGCGCGAAAATCATTACGATCGATCCGGTGCGCCATTTTTCCGAGCGCGAGATCGATCTGCATCTCCCGATTTATCCCGGCGCAGACCTGGCCGTGGCGCTTGCGCTGATTCGCTACTGGCACGAGCACGGCCTGCTGAATTGGGATTTCATCCGCGCGCATACGGTTGGCAGCGAGACCCTGCTCGAAAAAGCGGAGCCTTACACCCTGGCGCGGGCGGCGGCGCTGGCACGCGTCGAGGCGGCGGAGATCGAACGCGTGGCGCGGCTCTACGCGGAATCCGAGCCGGCGGTGATTCGCCTGGGCTGGGGCCTGGAACGCAACCGCAACGGCGGCCAGGCGGCGGCGGCGATTCTCGCGCTGCCGGCAGTGTTGGGCAAATTCGGCACACGCGGCGGCGGCTACACGCTCAGCAACAGCGCGGCGTTTCGCTGGGATGACAGCATGATGGTGAGCGGCAACTCGTGGCACGCACGCGTGATCAACATGAACCGCCTCGGCAAGATTCTGTTGGAAGAGAACAATCCGCCGGTGAAAATGCTGTTCGTGTACAATTGCAATCCCGTGGCCACCATGCCGAATCAAAACGCGGTGCTGGCCGGCTTGCAGCGCGAAGACTTGTTCACGGTCGTGTTCGATCAGGTGATGACTGACACTGCTGCCTACGCCGACCTGTTGCTGCCGGCCGTCACCTTTCTGGAACAACACGAGATCAAAAAAGCCTACGGCAGCTATGCGCTGCAGTACAGCGCGCCGGTGATTGCGCCGCCCGGCGAGGCCAAGCCCAACGAAGAAGTGTTTGCGCTGCTCGGCCGCGCCATGGGCTGGAGTGATGCCGACTTTCAGACGGGCACACCGGCGTATCTCGAGCGTGCGGCGCAGGCCATGCGCGGCATGGGCAGGGAGATTTCATTCGAACAACTGCAGCGCGACAGAATCGCGTTCTTCGATTTTCCCGGACGCGCGCCGGTGCAATTCGTCACGGCGTTTCCGGCCACGGCGGACCGCAAGGTTCACTTCACGCTGTCGCAGCTCGGCGGCCAGCCTTATGAATTTCTCGCAGAGGAAAACGACCCGGCGTTTCCCTTGGCGCTGATCAGTCCCGCCACCGACAAAGCGATCAACAGCACGATGGCGGAATACAACCTGCCCGCGCTTTATCTCGAAATGAATCCGGCGGACGCGACGGCGCGCGGTTTGCGGACTGGTGAGTTGGTGCGAGTTTTCAATGCTCTCGGCGAAGTCGTGTGCCGTCTGAAGATTCAGGCGCTGGTGCGGCCCGGCGTGGTGGTGATGCCCAAGGGCGCCTGGCGCAAAGCTTCGCGCAACGGCCAAACCGCCAACGCGCTGGCGCCGGACACGCTCAACGTGGTCGGCGGCGGCGCCTGCTTCAATGATGCGCGCGTGGAAGTGGTGCGGTGGCGCTGA
- a CDS encoding serine hydrolase has protein sequence MPSKRNFPASTRRHALCLAAIIFLASGAALSQTLPLKRLDAYLERARVQWEVPGLAVAMVKDDSVIFAKGYGVRELGKPGKVDAHTLFAVASNTKAFTAALLGLLVEAGKLNWDDRVVQHLPGFQMYDPYVTRELNLVDLLTHRSGLPVYGGDHLWIGAQLDREEIMRRLRYLEPNAPLRAKFQYQNLMFLVAGQVIPAVTDTSWDDFIQARLLQPLGMRETVTSIRFLAGRDNVAAPHEVVQGKIAAISYDSVDATGPAGSLNSNVIDMAQWMRLQLGKGVYRGRRLLSESTMRMLHTQHMPIPVGVWAEKNFGRHFSGYGLGWFMYDYRGQKVMSHGGGLSGMFSLQTWLPDKNFGVIILTNFAPHDLTDALTYRILDAVLGAPARDWSADFLRWREEQREREARAEAELQAQRVAGTRPSLALEAYAGTYFDEFSGAAQVKLVNGKLVFYYNPRHTGEMEHWHYDTFRLTWHNPIYDMPKTALVTFFLDEAGRVEKLKTVFYDPIYFKRVRE, from the coding sequence ATGCCAAGCAAGAGAAATTTTCCTGCGAGCACTCGGCGACACGCACTCTGCCTCGCGGCGATCATCTTCCTCGCGAGCGGCGCAGCGCTGAGCCAGACTCTGCCGCTCAAGCGCCTGGACGCCTACCTCGAGCGGGCGCGCGTGCAATGGGAAGTGCCGGGGCTGGCCGTGGCCATGGTGAAGGATGATTCCGTTATTTTTGCGAAGGGCTACGGCGTGCGCGAGCTGGGCAAACCCGGCAAGGTCGATGCGCACACGCTGTTTGCCGTGGCCTCGAATACCAAAGCCTTCACCGCGGCGCTGCTCGGCCTGCTGGTCGAGGCCGGCAAGCTCAATTGGGATGATCGCGTCGTTCAGCATTTGCCCGGCTTTCAAATGTATGATCCCTACGTCACGCGCGAGTTGAACCTCGTCGATCTGCTCACCCATCGCAGCGGCCTGCCGGTTTATGGCGGGGATCATTTGTGGATCGGCGCCCAGCTCGACCGTGAGGAAATCATGCGGCGGTTGCGCTATCTCGAACCCAATGCGCCGTTGCGCGCCAAATTCCAATATCAGAATTTGATGTTCCTGGTCGCGGGCCAGGTCATTCCCGCGGTTACCGACACGAGCTGGGATGACTTCATTCAAGCGCGCCTGCTCCAGCCTTTGGGCATGCGCGAAACCGTCACCAGCATCCGCTTTCTCGCCGGCCGCGACAACGTGGCCGCGCCGCACGAAGTCGTGCAAGGCAAAATTGCCGCCATCTCCTACGACAGCGTTGATGCCACCGGCCCGGCCGGCTCGCTCAACTCGAACGTGATCGACATGGCGCAGTGGATGCGGCTGCAGCTCGGCAAGGGCGTGTACCGCGGCCGGCGCCTGCTCAGCGAATCCACCATGCGCATGTTGCACACGCAACACATGCCGATTCCCGTTGGCGTTTGGGCGGAGAAAAACTTCGGCCGGCATTTTTCCGGCTATGGTTTGGGCTGGTTCATGTATGACTATCGCGGCCAGAAAGTCATGAGTCACGGCGGCGGACTGTCCGGCATGTTCTCGCTGCAAACCTGGCTGCCGGACAAAAACTTCGGCGTCATCATTCTCACCAATTTTGCGCCGCATGACTTGACCGATGCCCTGACCTACCGCATTCTCGATGCCGTGCTGGGCGCGCCCGCGCGCGATTGGAGCGCGGATTTTTTGCGCTGGCGCGAGGAACAGCGCGAGCGTGAGGCCAGGGCCGAGGCGGAGTTGCAGGCGCAGCGCGTCGCCGGAACCCGGCCCTCGCTCGCCCTGGAGGCCTATGCCGGCACTTATTTCGATGAATTCTCGGGCGCGGCGCAAGTGAAGCTGGTAAATGGCAAACTGGTGTTCTACTACAATCCGCGCCACACCGGCGAGATGGAGCACTGGCATTACGACACGTTTCGCCTCACCTGGCACAATCCGATCTATGACATGCCCAAGACAGCCCTGGTTACCTTCTTTCTCGATGAAGCCGGCAGGGTCGAAAAACTCAAGACGGTATTCTACGATCCGATTTACTTCAAACGCGTGAGAGAGTAG
- a CDS encoding AAA family ATPase, translating to MSQRISWKKISEERRKENFVGRREQLRVFEENFASDVPNYMVFAVTGEGGVGKSTLLRQFEHIASSSSINALAIACNDRFPYPIAAMRHVAAELAKYDIQDKEFDERCKKYYELREEMESDPKAPRSMLSVVTRGVSDFTIKNLRKVPVAGVFFDEIDPQTAGEALAELVNYGLSRWGNKDEVQLLREPERMLTPLFVSLLNHATERQRLILMFDVFERTSDTLASWLLALFRFEYGEFNTGITFVISGRDPLEQHWTELSGMLCHITLEPFTPEETRLYLSNPDINITDDRLVAQIQMDSGGLPVLVELLAATRPQPGVPLQDISRDAVTRFLQWTPQEERRIVAILAAIPRQFNRDILSAALNDASTTMFNWLSAQSYVRTDNQRGSFYHEKVRELMLRHLRNTSPNEFSTTHERLAKYFTETQTQFDLSGQSAYENDHWRKLECERVYHAVCAQPDRNFSEVASAFLHASRWRWKFSENIARVCLQAGSDAGSSALYRNGEVLIAIYQNHNNDRHSEVIEKLRVLELQHNLTPTARCEIHALRGESYRLTNQHERALIELDHAITLDEKYTWTIASRGETYRKVGKHEQAIDDFSRVIQLDEKYAWAFAHRGETYRLMAQYENAIADFDCAIALDKAYVWALAARGQAYRQIGNYEKSLTDLNSAIELAEKKAFYVAQRGETHRKMKNYDQALADFDRAIELDEKYSWAIACRGLTYRQVRRYDLALIEFNRAHELDPKNASILAHRGETYRLQRQYENALNDLNQSLTLNAKDAWTIIRRSQVHMDLGQYDKALTDLNLAIKLNDKDAQLLTKRGEVYRATAQFENALADFDCATVLDKKFAGALIGRGWALCQMGEYEKALAEINSAIELDSELTTPIGYRGEIHRRMKNYEKALADFDNVLERDEKDTFALTRRAATYFAVGNSIAAVYDIDKALQLPISTVPDRYNHAVAFALLKRHPEAIELLKQAILLDIDARTHALVDDLLDPLRSEPIFQELVNISKSP from the coding sequence GTGAGTCAACGAATCTCATGGAAAAAGATCAGTGAGGAGCGGCGCAAAGAAAATTTCGTCGGGCGACGAGAGCAACTCCGCGTCTTTGAAGAGAATTTTGCGAGTGACGTACCGAACTACATGGTCTTTGCCGTGACTGGCGAAGGTGGCGTAGGCAAGAGCACACTCCTCAGACAATTCGAACACATTGCATCATCATCCAGCATCAATGCGCTGGCAATTGCGTGCAATGATCGTTTCCCGTATCCTATCGCTGCCATGCGTCACGTTGCCGCTGAACTTGCTAAGTATGATATTCAAGACAAAGAATTTGACGAGCGCTGCAAAAAGTACTACGAACTGCGCGAAGAAATGGAGAGTGACCCGAAAGCTCCCCGAAGTATGCTAAGTGTTGTTACACGTGGTGTATCAGATTTTACTATTAAAAATCTGCGCAAAGTACCTGTGGCTGGAGTGTTTTTTGACGAAATTGATCCACAAACCGCAGGAGAAGCGCTTGCTGAACTAGTAAACTACGGTCTCTCGCGCTGGGGCAACAAAGATGAAGTGCAGTTGTTGCGAGAGCCTGAGCGTATGCTTACTCCTCTTTTTGTGAGCTTACTCAACCATGCTACCGAACGACAGCGGCTCATACTGATGTTTGATGTGTTCGAACGCACAAGTGATACTCTCGCATCATGGCTACTGGCGTTGTTCAGGTTCGAATATGGTGAATTCAATACAGGTATCACGTTTGTCATCAGCGGTCGTGACCCACTCGAACAGCACTGGACCGAGTTATCAGGCATGCTTTGCCACATTACATTAGAACCATTTACACCTGAAGAAACTCGACTATATCTGAGCAATCCGGATATCAATATCACCGATGACAGATTAGTAGCACAAATTCAAATGGATAGCGGTGGATTACCGGTTTTGGTGGAGTTGCTTGCCGCCACCAGACCGCAGCCTGGCGTACCCTTGCAAGACATCAGTAGAGACGCTGTCACACGTTTCCTGCAATGGACACCGCAGGAAGAGCGACGAATTGTAGCAATACTTGCCGCCATCCCCCGACAGTTCAATCGGGACATACTGAGTGCAGCGCTCAACGACGCGTCAACGACAATGTTTAACTGGCTCTCTGCGCAAAGCTATGTCCGCACCGACAATCAGCGAGGTTCTTTTTACCATGAAAAGGTACGTGAGCTTATGCTGCGCCACTTACGCAATACGAGCCCCAATGAATTTTCAACGACTCACGAAAGGCTAGCAAAGTACTTTACAGAGACTCAAACGCAGTTCGACCTGTCAGGTCAATCTGCATACGAGAATGATCATTGGCGAAAACTGGAATGCGAACGCGTGTATCATGCCGTGTGCGCGCAGCCTGACCGGAACTTCTCGGAAGTGGCTAGTGCCTTTTTGCATGCGTCCCGTTGGCGTTGGAAGTTCTCCGAAAACATTGCCAGAGTCTGTTTACAAGCCGGGTCGGATGCAGGCTCATCAGCTTTATACAGAAATGGCGAAGTATTGATAGCCATTTATCAGAATCATAACAATGATCGCCATTCTGAAGTAATTGAGAAGCTCAGAGTACTTGAGCTCCAGCATAACCTAACGCCAACAGCCCGCTGCGAAATTCATGCTCTTCGTGGAGAATCTTATCGACTTACTAATCAACACGAGCGTGCATTGATAGAACTGGATCATGCAATAACTCTTGATGAGAAGTATACCTGGACAATTGCCAGTCGCGGAGAAACATACCGTAAGGTTGGCAAACACGAGCAGGCAATTGATGACTTCAGCCGTGTTATTCAGCTTGATGAAAAGTACGCATGGGCGTTTGCTCATCGCGGTGAAACCTACCGGTTAATGGCTCAATATGAGAATGCAATAGCTGATTTTGACTGTGCTATAGCACTCGACAAAGCGTACGTTTGGGCACTCGCAGCACGTGGCCAGGCCTATCGTCAAATCGGTAATTATGAGAAATCCCTGACAGATCTAAATAGTGCAATCGAACTCGCCGAGAAGAAGGCATTCTATGTAGCTCAGCGAGGAGAGACCCATCGCAAAATGAAGAATTATGACCAAGCACTAGCGGATTTTGATCGTGCTATTGAACTGGACGAAAAGTACTCGTGGGCGATTGCTTGTCGTGGCCTTACATATCGGCAAGTACGACGCTATGATCTGGCATTGATCGAGTTCAATCGCGCCCATGAACTTGACCCGAAAAATGCTTCAATACTGGCGCATCGCGGAGAGACCTATCGCTTGCAACGACAATACGAAAACGCCTTGAATGATTTGAATCAATCGCTAACACTCAATGCCAAGGACGCTTGGACAATTATCAGGCGTAGCCAGGTCCACATGGATCTAGGACAATACGATAAAGCTCTTACTGATCTGAACCTTGCGATCAAGCTTAACGACAAGGACGCGCAGCTACTTACCAAGCGTGGAGAGGTCTATCGGGCAACGGCCCAATTCGAAAACGCATTGGCCGATTTTGATTGTGCTACAGTATTGGATAAGAAATTTGCTGGAGCACTTATTGGGAGGGGTTGGGCTTTATGCCAGATGGGAGAATATGAAAAAGCGCTAGCTGAAATTAATAGCGCCATAGAACTCGACAGTGAACTTACAACACCCATTGGATATCGTGGCGAAATACACCGAAGAATGAAAAACTATGAAAAAGCCTTGGCAGATTTTGATAATGTTCTGGAGAGAGACGAGAAGGACACATTTGCATTGACACGTCGAGCGGCTACATACTTTGCAGTCGGCAATTCGATTGCTGCAGTGTATGATATTGATAAGGCACTGCAACTCCCTATTAGCACCGTACCTGATCGGTACAACCACGCAGTTGCATTTGCACTACTGAAACGACATCCCGAAGCGATTGAACTTCTGAAACAGGCAATTTTATTGGATATCGATGCACGAACACATGCCTTGGTAGATGATCTTCTCGATCCACTTCGCAGCGAACCGATATTTCAGGAATTGGTGAACATTTCAAAATCCCCGTGA
- a CDS encoding FG-GAP-like repeat-containing protein, which yields MMRFRFWLCSALLLGLPAAGFSQYAFYDSVHGIYWSQVAPPSGERFSDSQLVREGLGYLTDGADNLYEYDAARPQPWRRLPQPGQYKIAEYFALEADDIWAAVEVPEIFKNMLYHWDGHSWTPAFSQNVYSILNIYFSSPEEGWLACHYGEVWHYLRGQWQREKFPAFLHVRYLEPAPDGSLYAVCRAPQQGALLRRWQGEWQLVSGDFFPNLTAVSFTPSNRLIVTEPSLAPRRLTFGKQPAWSYPLRNVEFFSDGAGYGVDLSTIYAFQDTACTAIATSPIQLSEVRLFSKTFSWIVGAEGLVLMPQQHVPAAFPQPRLESSFQMLEVPVTRLYGLAVLQDRPAAPWRVHAIATYGPNMVFDPATFFPSREKPNTGDRFPDHAPRLNLAGSENYTTRDSVSGALLPNFDQGVTTGDLNGDGRSDLVVTSMYGHPFVYFKSNREFYHDVTAFSGLKEWGSVRRRPMLATLFDADNDGDLDLFIACQYASNAFFVNDGRGRFTEMTQAAGLATTTGGGVGGYAADFDGDGWQDLYVTCVSRTNLLYRNRGPEGSGRPRFEDVSASSGEACQQDLKESQGAAVADYDNDGDLDLFVCNRMSASLLLRNQGNGTFKDVTAAAGLARQDQSMGALFFDADLDGHLDLLVTNIGRNRFYKNRGDGSFVEQSSQFADWDGARNLMEASQRLGGNSTGQLAVDLDEDSDLDMLIANYDTGMFALRNGMDRRRSGIAISLEGILSNRSAVGSRVFLYEADSTGSPAKLAGQRLIESSSGFGSSPAKIAHFGVDSTKTYFARVYFPSGIVRELRGLRGGERRVAAELAGMGASVIKARRTLADLFLGFRSRERYLVLLLGALILFLLVKFGRKYWGVAVHDVPRLAWTFGLSYWSSLILWLAESQLVFILRPLVIGTGLTLAAMLAIRFQRMRRARAASLEMLQVRLHAFDHGSVIHQLMNRLAFYLENLQNGNELAPAVREKLLQLARNTHSILKQEIDAILTYQYANNFAADLAHALERKWNQFRQLLHGLQRALQMDERPQPEVLAALRRGQEQIRAGIAELKQRLSAEYYADVPRVIADLLQQRESNGLALRPHPAMPRARIAAADLAYVLDELVSNSLRHLDGRPAQIAFELRHAYDEVHLEVHDNGAGIPRELWEEIFKPGFTTKAEGRGGFGLYHIRQRVEKAGGKIFVAESQPGGGTTMRICLKAEI from the coding sequence ATGATGAGGTTTCGGTTTTGGCTGTGTTCCGCACTCCTTCTTGGCCTGCCTGCAGCCGGTTTCTCCCAATACGCCTTTTATGATTCGGTGCACGGCATCTATTGGTCCCAAGTCGCCCCGCCGAGTGGCGAACGCTTCAGCGACAGCCAGCTCGTGCGCGAGGGCCTGGGCTATCTGACGGACGGGGCCGACAATCTCTACGAATACGACGCCGCGCGACCCCAACCCTGGCGCCGGTTGCCGCAACCGGGCCAGTACAAGATTGCAGAATACTTTGCTCTGGAGGCCGACGACATTTGGGCGGCGGTGGAAGTGCCGGAGATATTCAAGAATATGCTCTATCATTGGGACGGCCACTCCTGGACACCGGCGTTCTCGCAAAACGTGTACAGCATTCTGAATATCTATTTTTCCTCTCCGGAAGAGGGCTGGCTGGCCTGTCACTATGGCGAGGTCTGGCACTACTTGCGTGGTCAATGGCAAAGGGAAAAATTCCCGGCCTTCCTGCACGTGCGTTACTTGGAGCCTGCGCCTGATGGTTCACTTTATGCCGTTTGCCGCGCGCCGCAGCAGGGCGCGTTGCTGCGGCGCTGGCAAGGCGAATGGCAGCTTGTATCCGGTGATTTCTTTCCGAATCTTACCGCGGTGTCTTTCACCCCTTCGAACCGCCTGATCGTTACCGAACCCAGCCTTGCGCCCCGGCGGCTGACATTCGGAAAGCAGCCGGCCTGGAGCTATCCGCTGCGCAACGTGGAGTTTTTTTCTGACGGCGCCGGCTACGGCGTGGATTTGTCAACCATCTATGCTTTTCAAGACACCGCCTGCACCGCCATCGCCACCTCGCCGATTCAACTCTCCGAAGTGCGGTTGTTCAGCAAAACCTTTTCGTGGATTGTGGGCGCGGAGGGTTTGGTGCTCATGCCGCAGCAGCACGTGCCGGCCGCCTTTCCCCAACCCCGGCTGGAATCTTCCTTTCAAATGCTTGAAGTGCCGGTGACGCGCCTGTATGGTCTGGCCGTGTTGCAAGACCGGCCGGCCGCGCCCTGGCGCGTCCATGCCATCGCCACCTATGGCCCCAACATGGTTTTTGATCCGGCTACTTTCTTCCCGTCGCGGGAGAAGCCCAATACCGGCGATCGTTTTCCCGACCACGCGCCACGTTTGAATCTTGCCGGCTCCGAAAACTACACGACACGTGACAGCGTCTCCGGTGCGCTTCTGCCAAACTTCGATCAAGGCGTCACCACCGGCGACCTCAACGGCGACGGCCGCAGCGATCTCGTCGTCACCAGCATGTATGGCCATCCGTTTGTCTACTTCAAAAGCAATCGCGAATTCTATCATGACGTGACTGCCTTTTCCGGTTTGAAAGAGTGGGGCAGCGTGCGCCGGCGCCCGATGCTCGCCACCTTGTTCGATGCCGATAACGACGGCGATCTCGATTTGTTCATTGCCTGCCAGTATGCCAGCAACGCGTTCTTCGTCAACGACGGCCGCGGACGATTCACCGAGATGACCCAGGCCGCCGGCCTGGCCACCACCACCGGCGGCGGCGTCGGCGGCTATGCCGCGGACTTCGACGGCGACGGCTGGCAGGATTTGTATGTCACGTGTGTGAGCCGCACCAACCTGCTCTATCGCAATCGCGGCCCGGAGGGCAGCGGCCGGCCCCGTTTCGAAGACGTCAGCGCCAGCAGCGGCGAAGCCTGCCAGCAAGATCTCAAAGAATCGCAGGGCGCAGCGGTGGCGGACTATGACAACGACGGTGATCTCGACCTCTTTGTCTGTAATCGCATGAGCGCGAGCCTCCTGCTGCGCAACCAGGGCAACGGCACCTTCAAAGACGTCACTGCCGCCGCCGGCCTGGCTCGCCAGGATCAGAGCATGGGCGCGCTCTTCTTTGACGCGGATTTGGACGGCCATCTCGACTTGCTGGTCACGAACATCGGCCGCAATCGCTTCTACAAGAACAGGGGGGATGGCTCGTTCGTCGAACAATCCAGCCAATTTGCCGACTGGGACGGCGCGCGCAACTTGATGGAGGCCAGCCAGCGCCTGGGCGGCAACAGCACCGGCCAGCTCGCCGTCGATCTCGATGAGGACAGCGACCTCGACATGCTCATCGCCAACTACGACACCGGCATGTTTGCCCTGCGCAACGGAATGGACCGCCGGCGCTCCGGTATCGCCATTTCTCTGGAAGGAATTCTCAGCAACCGTTCTGCAGTGGGCAGCCGCGTTTTTCTCTATGAAGCCGATTCCACCGGCAGCCCGGCAAAGTTGGCGGGGCAGCGGCTGATCGAATCCAGCAGCGGCTTTGGCAGCAGTCCCGCTAAAATTGCCCATTTCGGCGTCGATTCCACCAAGACTTATTTCGCCCGGGTTTATTTTCCCTCCGGCATCGTGCGCGAGTTGCGCGGATTGCGCGGCGGCGAGCGGCGCGTGGCGGCGGAGCTTGCCGGCATGGGCGCCAGCGTCATCAAGGCCAGGCGCACGCTGGCGGATTTGTTCCTGGGTTTCCGCAGCCGCGAGCGCTACCTGGTTCTGTTGCTGGGCGCGCTGATACTTTTCCTGCTGGTGAAATTCGGCAGGAAATATTGGGGCGTGGCCGTACATGATGTGCCGCGCCTGGCCTGGACGTTCGGTTTGAGTTATTGGAGCAGCCTGATCTTGTGGCTCGCCGAGAGCCAGCTTGTTTTCATCTTGCGGCCGCTCGTCATCGGCACGGGCCTCACGCTGGCGGCCATGCTCGCCATTCGCTTCCAGCGCATGCGGCGTGCCCGCGCGGCCTCGCTGGAGATGCTGCAGGTGCGGCTGCATGCCTTCGATCACGGCAGCGTTATTCATCAATTGATGAATCGTCTGGCCTTCTATCTCGAGAATCTGCAGAATGGAAACGAGCTGGCGCCGGCGGTGCGGGAAAAGCTGCTGCAGCTCGCGCGCAACACCCATTCCATTCTCAAACAGGAAATCGACGCGATTCTGACCTATCAATACGCGAACAATTTCGCGGCCGATCTGGCGCATGCGCTGGAAAGGAAGTGGAACCAATTCCGCCAACTGCTGCACGGCTTGCAGCGCGCCCTGCAGATGGACGAAAGGCCACAGCCGGAAGTGCTGGCCGCCCTGCGGCGCGGCCAGGAGCAAATCCGCGCGGGCATCGCGGAACTGAAGCAACGCTTGAGCGCGGAATACTACGCCGACGTGCCCCGCGTGATTGCGGATCTGCTGCAACAGCGCGAAAGCAACGGACTGGCGCTGCGGCCGCATCCGGCGATGCCGCGCGCCCGCATCGCCGCGGCTGATCTTGCCTACGTGCTCGATGAATTGGTGAGCAACAGCCTGCGCCATCTCGACGGCCGTCCGGCACAAATCGCTTTCGAACTGCGCCACGCCTATGATGAAGTGCATCTCGAAGTACACGACAACGGCGCGGGCATTCCTCGAGAACTCTGGGAGGAGATTTTCAAACCGGGTTTCACCACCAAAGCCGAAGGCCGGGGCGGTTTCGGGCTGTATCACATTCGCCAGCGGGTCGAAAAAGCGGGCGGCAAAATCTTCGTGGCGGAGAGCCAGCCCGGCGGCGGCACGACCATGCGCATTTGCCTGAAAGCGGAGATCTAG
- a CDS encoding aspartyl protease family protein — protein MGDIYLELTVANLHDLERQKEISFLVDTGATRAWITQRDAAELGIEPLGTVELTLADGSIKEFPYGSCFFDFGGERVAGNVVIGPPEAEPIAGTHLLQDFRLVIDMENHTISRRRALRAK, from the coding sequence ATGGGCGACATCTATTTGGAACTCACGGTGGCGAACCTTCACGATCTCGAGCGTCAGAAAGAAATCTCTTTCCTTGTCGATACCGGCGCAACCCGGGCTTGGATCACCCAAAGAGACGCGGCAGAGTTGGGAATCGAGCCACTGGGAACAGTTGAACTGACTCTGGCAGACGGCAGTATCAAAGAATTCCCCTATGGCTCATGCTTTTTCGATTTCGGCGGTGAGCGCGTGGCCGGCAACGTCGTCATTGGTCCGCCGGAAGCCGAACCGATTGCCGGCACGCATTTGCTGCAGGATTTCCGGCTGGTCATTGATATGGAAAATCATACCATCAGCCGCCGCCGCGCCCTGCGGGCGAAATAA